One segment of Sphingomonas qomolangmaensis DNA contains the following:
- the msrB gene encoding peptide-methionine (R)-S-oxide reductase MsrB has translation MQTDRRRFLTIAGVGSVAVTLGCSPAQTEPAQRYPLTLSDAEWKKRLSPAQYAILREQGTERPYSSPLNAEKRKGVYACAGCKLPLFLSSTKFESGTGWPSFYAPRPNAIALRTDKMLGMVRTEVVCRRCGGHLGHVFDDGPAPTGKRYCMNGDAMVFSAV, from the coding sequence ATGCAGACCGATCGCCGCCGATTCCTGACAATTGCCGGTGTCGGTAGCGTCGCCGTGACGCTCGGCTGTTCGCCCGCGCAGACCGAACCGGCGCAGCGCTATCCGCTGACGCTGAGCGATGCCGAGTGGAAGAAGCGGCTGTCGCCGGCGCAATATGCAATCCTGCGCGAGCAGGGGACCGAGCGGCCCTATTCCTCGCCGCTCAACGCCGAGAAGCGCAAGGGCGTCTATGCGTGCGCGGGGTGCAAGCTGCCGCTGTTCCTGTCGAGCACCAAGTTCGAGAGCGGCACCGGCTGGCCGAGCTTCTATGCCCCGCGCCCGAACGCGATCGCGCTGCGCACCGACAAGATGCTGGGGATGGTGCGGACCGAAGTGGTGTGCCGGCGCTGCGGCGGGCATCTGGGGCATGTGTTCGACGACGGCCCGGCGCCGACGGGGAAGCGTTACTGTATGAACGGCGATGCGATGGTGTTCAGCGCGGTTTGA
- a CDS encoding extensin-like domain-containing protein: MIAVRRIIGSVAIAAILLAIAFALFAFVRSRPQDMPWTELDLGQPVGMFTRGKLVGLREDFATCRGLLDRAGIEYTALAPVSAGQCGYSDGIRFTDGGARRIEFSPSNLGVSCPVAAALAMWEWNVVQPAAQRHFGSRVTRIDHLGSYNCRRLYGRDEGDFSEHATANAVDIAGFRTAQGDRISVLNDWDDSAAKGAFLREVRDGGCDLFATVLSPDYNAAHRDHFHFDQANRGAGWGACR; encoded by the coding sequence GTGATCGCGGTTCGGCGGATCATCGGGTCGGTGGCGATCGCCGCGATCCTGCTGGCGATCGCCTTCGCGCTGTTCGCCTTCGTCCGCAGCCGGCCGCAGGACATGCCCTGGACCGAGCTCGACCTCGGGCAGCCGGTGGGCATGTTCACCCGCGGCAAGCTGGTGGGGCTGCGCGAAGATTTCGCCACCTGCCGCGGGCTGCTCGATCGCGCGGGGATCGAATATACCGCGCTCGCCCCCGTGAGCGCCGGCCAATGCGGCTATAGCGACGGCATCCGCTTCACCGACGGCGGCGCGCGCCGGATCGAGTTCTCACCGTCGAACCTGGGGGTGTCGTGCCCCGTCGCCGCGGCGCTGGCGATGTGGGAATGGAATGTCGTCCAACCCGCCGCCCAGCGGCATTTCGGCAGCCGCGTGACGCGGATCGACCATCTCGGCAGCTATAATTGTCGCCGGCTCTATGGCCGCGACGAGGGCGATTTCAGCGAGCACGCCACCGCCAACGCGGTCGATATCGCAGGCTTCCGCACCGCCCAAGGCGACCGGATCAGCGTATTGAACGACTGGGACGACAGCGCAGCGAAAGGCGCCTTCCTGCGCGAGGTACGCGACGGCGGCTGCGATCTGTTCGCCACCGTCCTGTCCCCCGATTACAACGCCGCGCACCGCGACCATTTCCACTTCGACCAAGCCAATCGCGGCGCCGGCTGGGGCGCCTGCCGCTGA
- a CDS encoding CBS domain-containing protein, giving the protein MKIRDRAEYASKPRPLTTTPDQLVVDAAQAMSAKNYGSIIVVDPDTRVIGMMTERDILRRVVAERRDPMTTRVGEVMTTELRLARADDDLVGWLRIMSNERFRRLPIVDADDRLVAVMTQGDFVSYTWPELLGQAKNMAKATFGPDLSMAFMVIGLLIYTVAIIVAVAIFAT; this is encoded by the coding sequence ATGAAGATCCGTGATCGCGCCGAATATGCCAGCAAGCCCCGGCCGCTGACCACCACGCCCGACCAGCTGGTGGTCGATGCGGCGCAGGCGATGTCGGCGAAGAATTACGGATCGATCATCGTCGTCGATCCCGACACGCGGGTGATCGGGATGATGACCGAGCGCGACATCCTGCGCCGCGTCGTCGCTGAACGCCGCGACCCCATGACGACTCGCGTCGGCGAGGTGATGACCACCGAATTGCGGTTGGCGCGCGCCGACGACGATCTGGTTGGCTGGCTGCGCATCATGTCGAACGAACGCTTTCGCCGGTTGCCGATCGTCGATGCCGATGATCGGCTGGTCGCGGTGATGACGCAGGGCGATTTTGTGTCCTATACCTGGCCCGAGCTGCTCGGGCAGGCCAAGAACATGGCCAAGGCGACCTTCGGCCCCGACCTCAGCATGGCGTTCATGGTGATCGGGCTGCTGATCTACACCGTCGCGATCATCGTCGCGGTCGCGATCTTCGCCACCTGA
- a CDS encoding PilZ domain-containing protein codes for MATRATRYRQVDPALFEGRSAPRHRVVVTRATVRRHGEEAVDAELKDLSIYGCRILVEDAQTPGDRLWLRFTGAMPVAATVVWCEAGVMGCRFDEPLASSTARALTLG; via the coding sequence ATGGCAACGCGTGCGACGAGATATCGGCAAGTCGATCCCGCACTGTTCGAAGGGCGCAGCGCCCCACGACACCGCGTCGTCGTCACCCGCGCGACGGTACGCCGCCACGGCGAGGAAGCCGTCGATGCCGAGCTCAAGGACCTGTCGATCTATGGCTGCCGCATCCTGGTCGAGGACGCGCAGACGCCGGGTGACCGGCTGTGGTTGCGCTTCACCGGGGCGATGCCGGTCGCGGCGACGGTGGTGTGGTGCGAGGCGGGGGTGATGGGCTGCCGCTTCGACGAACCGCTTGCGAGCAGTACCGCGCGCGCGCTGACGCTGGGGTGA
- a CDS encoding NUDIX domain-containing protein, translating to MASPPDNATIWPAATVVVMRDTGDAAPEILFVERAKAMTFAGGAIVFPGGRVDDADRAAALALAAADIDEAAARIAAIRETIEEAGLAIGLADPIDVESARARLYAGETMGQVIGLDRIDLDALVPFARWRPQGVSHKIFDTRFYLAQAPADAVPAVVDGNENSRLFWSSAQHVLDETAAGRMRIIFPTRRNLERLALFSSFAAAVDHARRYPVRTIVPWIECRGGIDQLCIPEDLGYPVTHEALDGALRA from the coding sequence ATGGCTTCGCCCCCCGACAATGCCACCATCTGGCCCGCCGCGACTGTGGTCGTCATGCGCGATACCGGCGATGCGGCCCCCGAAATCCTGTTCGTCGAGCGCGCCAAGGCAATGACCTTCGCCGGCGGCGCGATCGTGTTCCCCGGCGGCCGCGTCGACGATGCCGATCGCGCCGCCGCGCTCGCGCTGGCGGCGGCCGATATCGACGAGGCGGCGGCACGGATCGCCGCGATCCGCGAGACGATCGAGGAAGCCGGGCTGGCAATCGGGCTGGCCGACCCGATCGACGTCGAATCGGCGCGCGCCAGGCTCTATGCCGGCGAGACGATGGGGCAGGTGATCGGGCTCGACCGCATCGACCTCGACGCGTTGGTGCCCTTCGCGCGCTGGCGGCCGCAGGGGGTGTCGCACAAGATCTTCGATACCCGCTTCTACCTCGCGCAAGCGCCCGCCGATGCGGTGCCCGCAGTGGTCGACGGCAACGAGAATAGCCGGCTGTTCTGGTCGAGCGCGCAGCACGTGCTCGACGAAACCGCGGCGGGGCGGATGCGGATCATCTTCCCCACCCGGCGCAACCTCGAACGGCTGGCGCTTTTTTCCAGCTTCGCCGCGGCGGTCGATCATGCGCGGCGGTATCCGGTGCGGACGATCGTCCCCTGGATCGAATGCCGCGGCGGGATCGACCAGCTCTGCATTCCCGAAGACCTCGGCTATCCGGTCACCCACGAAGCGCTCGACGGCGCGCTGCGCGCGTGA
- a CDS encoding adenosine kinase yields the protein MTEPTLDVVAIGNAIVDILSQADDAFIAEQGMTKGSMQLMFSPAEADALYAKMGPGREVSGGSAANTVAGIAALGGKCGFIGQVADDQLGEVFAHDIRAAGIRFDTSVRAGEPTTARCLIFVTPDGQRTMNTFLGASQFLPEAALDRSLIEAGAILYLEGYLWDPEEPRQAMLAGIDIARAAGRRVAFTLSDTFCISRHGGDFRQLMADGLIDILFANENELLALCETEDFEAAVAKAAAQVSLLVVTRSEHGAIAVKDGERFAVAAEPIARVVDTTGAGDLFAAGFLRGQAQGRDVQTSLRMGALCAAEIISHYGARPEVDLQAMIEAKLG from the coding sequence GTGACCGAACCCACGCTAGACGTCGTCGCCATCGGCAACGCCATCGTCGACATTCTCAGCCAGGCCGACGACGCCTTCATCGCCGAACAGGGGATGACCAAGGGCTCGATGCAGCTGATGTTCTCGCCCGCCGAAGCCGATGCGCTGTATGCCAAGATGGGTCCGGGCCGCGAAGTCTCGGGTGGTTCGGCGGCGAACACCGTCGCGGGGATCGCGGCGCTGGGCGGTAAATGCGGCTTCATCGGCCAGGTCGCCGACGACCAGTTGGGCGAAGTCTTCGCGCACGACATCCGCGCCGCGGGCATCCGCTTCGACACCAGCGTCCGCGCGGGCGAGCCGACCACCGCGCGCTGCCTGATCTTCGTCACCCCCGATGGCCAGCGGACGATGAACACCTTCCTGGGTGCGTCGCAGTTCCTCCCCGAAGCCGCGCTCGACCGATCGCTGATCGAAGCCGGCGCGATCCTGTATCTGGAAGGCTATCTTTGGGATCCCGAAGAACCCCGCCAGGCGATGCTCGCCGGCATCGACATCGCACGCGCGGCGGGCCGCCGTGTCGCCTTCACGCTGTCCGACACCTTCTGCATCTCGCGCCACGGCGGCGATTTCCGCCAGCTGATGGCCGACGGGCTGATCGACATCCTGTTCGCCAACGAGAACGAGCTGCTCGCCTTGTGCGAGACCGAGGATTTCGAAGCCGCGGTCGCCAAGGCGGCGGCGCAGGTGTCGCTGCTGGTGGTGACGCGCAGCGAGCATGGCGCGATCGCGGTGAAGGACGGCGAGCGCTTCGCGGTCGCCGCCGAGCCGATCGCGCGCGTGGTCGACACCACCGGCGCCGGCGACCTGTTCGCCGCAGGCTTCCTGCGCGGCCAGGCGCAGGGCCGCGACGTCCAGACGTCGCTGCGGATGGGCGCGCTGTGCGCCGCCGAAATCATCTCGCATTACGGTGCCCGCCCCGAGGTCGATCTGCAGGCGATGATCGAAGCCAAGCTGGGGTGA
- a CDS encoding CHAP domain-containing protein translates to MQIGRLAARFALTLSCCLLTATPAFAQFWQCVPYARKVSGIEIRGNAHTWWDQAKGRYERGTTPKEGAVLSMASTRRMPLGHVATVSRVVSDREVLLTHANWSRRGGIETDVRAIDVSAAGDWSSVRVWYGPIGGLGTSANPANGFIYRDGEPAAAPTAIDAPVLIATAATVSMDKAVAVD, encoded by the coding sequence ATGCAAATCGGTCGTCTGGCAGCGCGTTTCGCGCTGACGCTAAGCTGTTGCCTGCTCACGGCTACCCCGGCATTTGCCCAGTTCTGGCAGTGCGTGCCCTATGCCCGCAAGGTTTCGGGCATCGAAATCCGCGGCAACGCGCACACCTGGTGGGACCAGGCCAAGGGCCGCTACGAACGCGGCACCACCCCCAAGGAAGGCGCCGTCCTGTCGATGGCCTCCACCCGCCGCATGCCGCTCGGCCATGTCGCCACCGTATCGCGCGTCGTCAGCGACCGCGAAGTCCTGCTCACCCACGCCAATTGGTCGCGCCGCGGCGGGATCGAAACCGATGTCCGCGCGATCGACGTGTCGGCAGCGGGCGACTGGAGCTCGGTCCGCGTCTGGTACGGCCCGATCGGCGGCCTTGGCACCAGCGCCAACCCCGCCAACGGCTTCATCTACCGCGACGGCGAACCCGCCGCCGCCCCGACCGCGATCGACGCCCCGGTGCTGATCGCGACCGCCGCGACGGTATCGATGGACAAGGCAGTAGCAGTAGACTGA
- the queG gene encoding tRNA epoxyqueuosine(34) reductase QueG produces MPEHKPLENRIRAKAAELGFVACGIAAADSAPRTGERLRQWLHDGMHGDMIWMEARAHHRESPAGLWPEVRSVIALGMSYAPAADPLALADAHDVGRISVYAQGADYHDVVKRALKALGRWLATEAGCDLKVFVDTAPVMEKPLSEAAGLGWQGKHTNLVSRAHGSWLFLGAIYTTLDLAPDTPGSDACGSCDACQRACPTDAFPQPYRLDARRCISYLTIEHAGPIPHEFRKGIGNRIYGCDDCLAVCPWNKFAATAARNLAFAPRAELTAPMLSDLLALDDAGFRQVFAGSPIKRIGRNRMIRNCLIAAGNSGNGALLPAVGVLRDDPDPVVAEAAGWAHDQLTFSPP; encoded by the coding sequence GTGCCCGAACACAAGCCTCTCGAAAACCGTATCCGCGCCAAGGCCGCCGAGTTGGGCTTCGTTGCGTGCGGCATCGCAGCGGCCGACAGCGCACCGCGCACCGGCGAGCGGTTGCGGCAATGGCTGCACGACGGGATGCACGGCGACATGATCTGGATGGAGGCGCGCGCGCATCACCGCGAAAGCCCCGCCGGCCTGTGGCCCGAAGTACGCTCGGTGATCGCACTCGGCATGAGCTACGCCCCCGCCGCCGATCCGCTCGCGCTGGCCGACGCGCACGATGTCGGGCGCATCTCGGTCTACGCGCAAGGCGCCGACTATCACGACGTCGTCAAGCGCGCGCTCAAGGCGCTCGGCCGCTGGCTCGCGACCGAGGCGGGTTGCGACCTCAAGGTGTTCGTCGATACCGCGCCGGTGATGGAAAAGCCGCTGTCGGAGGCGGCGGGGCTCGGCTGGCAGGGCAAGCACACCAATCTGGTCAGCCGCGCGCATGGCAGCTGGCTGTTCCTCGGCGCGATCTACACCACGCTCGATCTCGCGCCCGACACCCCCGGTAGCGACGCTTGCGGATCGTGCGACGCCTGCCAGCGCGCCTGTCCCACCGACGCCTTCCCGCAGCCCTATCGGCTCGATGCGCGGCGCTGCATCTCGTATCTCACGATTGAACATGCCGGGCCGATCCCGCACGAATTCCGCAAGGGCATCGGCAACCGCATCTATGGCTGCGACGATTGCCTGGCGGTGTGCCCCTGGAACAAGTTCGCCGCGACCGCCGCGCGCAACCTCGCCTTCGCCCCGCGCGCCGAACTGACCGCCCCGATGCTATCCGACCTGCTGGCGCTCGACGATGCGGGCTTCCGCCAGGTGTTCGCGGGCTCGCCGATCAAGCGGATCGGCCGCAATCGGATGATACGAAACTGCCTGATCGCCGCGGGGAATAGCGGTAATGGGGCGTTGCTGCCGGCGGTGGGGGTGTTGCGCGACGACCCAGACCCGGTGGTCGCCGAAGCGGCAGGCTGGGCGCACGATCAACTAACCTTCTCCCCTCCCTGA
- a CDS encoding cytochrome P450: MATLAPEAPARAVDPLDVSRAELYRDDSWHAPFAELRAKGGIHYTEHSDFGAYWSVASYKPLVEVESLPELYSSHAGGITLADFQEGVDVKMPMFIAMDRPKHTGQRRTVAPAFTPSEIARLNATVRQRTGELLDAMPVGESFDWVDKVSIELSTQMLAILFDFPWEDRRKLTFWSDWAGDIERIKTPELRQQRLVHLFECASYFTDLWNAKVGKEKTPDLISMMIHSDAMAEMRQHEYLGNLILLIVGGNDTTRNSMSAYAWGLDQFPDERAKLEADPGLAANATQELIRWQTPLSHMRRTAKADTELRGHKIRAGDKLALWYVSANRDESVFEDADSICVDRSNARRHLAFGHGIHRCVGARLAELQISILIEEMAKRRLRVNVQGAPERIAGCFVHGYRRLPVELSRY, from the coding sequence ATGGCGACGTTGGCACCCGAGGCACCCGCGCGCGCGGTCGATCCGCTCGACGTCAGCCGCGCCGAGCTCTATCGCGACGACAGCTGGCACGCGCCGTTCGCCGAGCTGCGCGCCAAGGGCGGCATCCACTACACCGAGCATTCGGATTTCGGCGCCTATTGGTCGGTCGCCAGCTACAAGCCGCTGGTCGAGGTCGAATCGCTGCCCGAACTCTATTCGTCGCACGCCGGCGGGATTACGCTGGCCGACTTCCAGGAGGGAGTCGACGTCAAGATGCCGATGTTCATCGCGATGGACCGGCCCAAACATACCGGCCAGCGGCGCACCGTCGCGCCCGCCTTCACCCCCAGCGAAATTGCGCGGCTGAACGCGACGGTCCGCCAGCGGACCGGCGAGCTGCTCGACGCGATGCCTGTGGGCGAAAGCTTCGACTGGGTCGACAAGGTGTCGATCGAGCTATCGACGCAGATGCTGGCGATCCTGTTCGACTTTCCGTGGGAAGATCGGCGCAAGCTCACCTTCTGGTCCGATTGGGCGGGCGATATCGAGCGCATCAAGACCCCCGAACTTCGCCAGCAGCGGCTGGTGCATTTGTTCGAATGCGCGAGCTATTTCACCGATTTGTGGAATGCCAAGGTGGGCAAGGAAAAGACCCCCGACCTGATTTCGATGATGATCCATTCGGACGCGATGGCCGAGATGCGCCAGCATGAATATCTGGGCAATCTGATCCTGCTGATCGTCGGCGGCAACGACACAACGCGCAATTCGATGAGCGCCTATGCCTGGGGGCTGGACCAGTTCCCCGACGAGCGCGCCAAGCTCGAGGCCGATCCCGGCCTGGCGGCGAACGCCACCCAGGAGCTGATCCGCTGGCAGACCCCGCTCAGCCATATGCGCCGCACCGCCAAGGCCGATACCGAATTGCGCGGCCACAAAATCCGCGCGGGCGACAAATTGGCGCTCTGGTATGTCTCGGCCAATCGCGACGAGAGCGTATTCGAGGACGCCGATTCGATATGCGTCGATCGGTCCAATGCGCGACGGCATTTGGCGTTCGGCCACGGCATCCATCGCTGTGTCGGCGCGCGGCTCGCCGAGTTGCAGATCAGCATCCTGATCGAGGAAATGGCCAAGCGCCGGCTGCGCGTGAACGTGCAAGGCGCGCCCGAGCGGATCGCGGGCTGCTTCGTCCATGGCTATCGGCGCCTGCCGGTCGAACTCAGCCGCTATTGA
- a CDS encoding ABC transporter permease: MSNTARLIRQTMTVARRDFTATVFTPTFLLFLLAPLIMLGFGAIGGLGAATMAESRDKTVRIVAIADAATGARMTAIDKRLRTVFRESDAPPPLRIDTPARDLAPQARAALDSSDVDVSAVLYGSLDRPTIVYGPQGGRTASYLAELAEQTLRTDAYALAPRSIATKRQVTRETISIGGQGQAAFFTVFGLFFLTLLLAGQAVGTMAEERSNKVIEILAAAVPLESVFLGKLLGMFGVALLFLAFWGTIVFNVGSLLPPEFARAFAATGPAVGMPAFVLLFIVYFTMAYMLLGAVFLGIGAQASTPREIQMLSLPITIFQVGMFALSQAAAAKPDSVLATFAEVFPFSSPFAMGAKAANSPELWPHVLAVAWQLLWVAITVSVGARFFRRGVLQSAGPKFRWGSLVGR, from the coding sequence ATGAGCAACACTGCACGGCTGATCCGTCAGACGATGACGGTCGCGCGGCGCGATTTCACCGCGACGGTGTTCACCCCCACCTTCCTGCTGTTCCTGCTCGCGCCGCTGATCATGCTGGGCTTCGGCGCGATCGGCGGGCTGGGTGCGGCGACGATGGCCGAAAGCCGCGACAAGACGGTGCGGATCGTCGCGATCGCCGATGCAGCAACGGGCGCGCGGATGACCGCGATCGACAAGCGCCTGCGCACGGTGTTCCGCGAAAGCGACGCACCGCCGCCGCTGCGGATCGACACTCCGGCGCGCGACTTGGCCCCGCAGGCGCGCGCGGCACTCGATTCGAGCGATGTCGATGTGTCGGCGGTGCTGTACGGTTCGCTCGACCGACCGACGATCGTGTACGGGCCGCAGGGCGGGCGGACCGCGAGCTACCTGGCCGAGCTGGCCGAACAGACGCTGCGTACCGATGCCTATGCGCTCGCGCCGCGCAGCATCGCGACCAAGCGCCAGGTGACGCGCGAGACGATTTCGATCGGTGGCCAGGGCCAGGCGGCGTTCTTCACGGTGTTCGGGCTGTTCTTCCTGACGCTGCTGCTCGCGGGTCAGGCGGTGGGGACGATGGCCGAGGAGCGATCGAACAAGGTGATCGAGATCCTCGCCGCCGCGGTGCCGCTCGAAAGCGTGTTCCTGGGCAAGCTGCTGGGGATGTTCGGGGTGGCGCTGCTGTTCCTCGCCTTCTGGGGGACGATCGTCTTCAACGTCGGGTCGCTGCTGCCGCCCGAATTCGCGCGCGCCTTCGCCGCCACCGGGCCGGCGGTGGGGATGCCGGCGTTCGTGCTGCTGTTCATCGTCTATTTCACGATGGCGTATATGCTGCTGGGCGCGGTGTTCCTGGGTATCGGCGCGCAGGCATCGACCCCGCGCGAAATCCAGATGCTGTCGCTGCCGATCACGATCTTCCAGGTCGGGATGTTCGCGCTGTCGCAGGCCGCCGCCGCGAAGCCCGACAGCGTGCTTGCGACCTTCGCCGAGGTCTTCCCCTTCAGTTCGCCCTTCGCGATGGGCGCCAAGGCGGCCAATTCGCCCGAATTATGGCCGCATGTGCTGGCGGTGGCGTGGCAATTGCTGTGGGTGGCGATCACGGTGTCGGTGGGGGCGCGGTTCTTCCGGCGCGGGGTGCTGCAATCGGCGGGGCCGAAGTTCCGCTGGGGGTCGCTGGTGGGGCGGTAG
- a CDS encoding NADP-dependent oxidoreductase, with translation MARAWHLERRPDGMPTADDFALRDIPATALADGQVRVRNLWLSVDPYMRGRMNDAKSYAAPFALGEPMGGGAVGEVIESRSDMLAVGDRVLHMGGWRDEAVLPAREAQKLPAIDAPAQAFLGQLGMPGMTAYFGLLHVAEAKPGETVFVSAAAGAVGSTVVQIAKAKGMTVIGSAGGAAKCDWVRSLGADQVIDYKGEGSVARQLSAAAPEGIDVYFDNVGGDHLDAAFATARQGARFAICGMIDIYNSGAPTQLRYIARTIAARIRMQGFLVSDWMGQAPAFYADMATWMAEGKLQRQETVVEGLEHMPEAFLGLFSGRNTGKMLVKL, from the coding sequence ATGGCCCGCGCCTGGCACCTGGAACGCCGCCCCGATGGCATGCCCACCGCCGACGATTTCGCGCTGCGCGACATCCCCGCCACCGCGCTCGCCGATGGCCAGGTGCGCGTGCGCAACCTCTGGTTGTCGGTCGATCCCTATATGCGCGGGCGGATGAACGACGCCAAAAGCTATGCCGCGCCCTTTGCGCTGGGCGAGCCGATGGGCGGCGGCGCGGTGGGCGAGGTGATCGAAAGCCGCAGCGACATGCTCGCGGTGGGCGACCGGGTGCTCCACATGGGCGGCTGGCGCGACGAGGCGGTGCTGCCCGCGCGCGAGGCGCAGAAATTGCCCGCGATCGACGCCCCGGCACAGGCGTTTCTCGGCCAACTCGGCATGCCCGGCATGACCGCCTATTTCGGCCTGCTCCACGTCGCCGAGGCCAAGCCCGGCGAGACGGTGTTCGTCTCCGCCGCAGCCGGCGCGGTCGGATCGACGGTGGTGCAGATCGCCAAGGCCAAGGGGATGACGGTGATCGGATCGGCGGGCGGTGCCGCCAAATGCGATTGGGTACGCTCACTCGGCGCCGATCAGGTCATCGACTACAAGGGTGAGGGCAGCGTGGCGCGCCAGCTGTCCGCCGCTGCGCCCGAGGGCATCGACGTCTATTTCGACAATGTCGGCGGCGACCATCTCGACGCCGCCTTCGCGACCGCGCGGCAGGGCGCGCGCTTCGCGATTTGCGGGATGATCGACATCTATAATTCGGGTGCGCCGACCCAGCTTCGCTACATCGCGCGGACGATCGCCGCGCGGATCCGCATGCAGGGGTTCCTGGTCAGCGACTGGATGGGCCAGGCGCCCGCCTTCTACGCCGACATGGCGACCTGGATGGCCGAGGGTAAGCTCCAGCGGCAAGAGACGGTGGTCGAAGGGCTCGAACACATGCCCGAGGCGTTCCTCGGCCTCTTCTCGGGCCGCAATACCGGCAAGATGCTCGTGAAGCTGTAG
- a CDS encoding ABC transporter ATP-binding protein, with protein sequence MEQQQLALSASGLVKRFGDRRVVDGIDIAVPMGSIYGVLGPNGAGKTTTLRMLLGIIEPDEGTRTLMGHDRPRDASDLVGYLPEERGLYPGMRAKDAIAFMGALRGLDWAEGRRRAVTLMEAAGLGHATDEKIRKLSKGMAQLVQLLGSVVHEPKFLVLDEPFSGLDPVNQERLEALILAQRDRGATILFSTHVMAHAERLCDRLTIIAGGKARFEGTVADARALLPLKAHYVPHFEHDGVRALLPADAERADGGWRFTVPDEGMEALLVRLIDAGHGISGLSIERPRLHDAFVKIVGREAAEQLI encoded by the coding sequence GTGGAGCAACAACAACTCGCGCTGTCGGCCAGCGGGCTGGTCAAGCGGTTCGGCGACCGGCGCGTCGTCGACGGGATCGACATCGCGGTGCCGATGGGGTCGATCTATGGCGTGCTCGGCCCCAATGGTGCGGGCAAGACCACGACGCTGCGGATGCTGCTGGGGATCATCGAGCCCGATGAGGGTACGCGCACGCTGATGGGGCATGACCGCCCGCGCGACGCGAGCGACCTCGTCGGCTATCTGCCCGAGGAACGTGGCCTGTATCCCGGGATGCGCGCCAAGGACGCCATCGCCTTCATGGGCGCGCTGCGCGGGCTCGACTGGGCCGAGGGGCGGCGGCGCGCGGTGACGCTGATGGAAGCGGCGGGGCTCGGTCACGCGACCGACGAGAAGATCCGCAAATTGTCGAAGGGGATGGCGCAGCTGGTCCAGCTGCTGGGATCGGTGGTGCACGAACCCAAGTTCCTGGTGCTCGACGAACCCTTTTCGGGGCTCGACCCGGTCAACCAGGAACGGCTCGAGGCGCTGATCCTGGCGCAGCGCGATCGCGGCGCGACGATCCTGTTTTCGACCCACGTCATGGCGCATGCCGAGCGGCTGTGCGACCGGCTGACGATCATCGCCGGCGGCAAGGCGCGGTTCGAGGGCACCGTCGCCGATGCCCGCGCGCTGCTGCCGCTGAAGGCGCATTATGTGCCGCATTTCGAGCATGACGGCGTCCGCGCGCTGCTGCCCGCCGATGCCGAGCGCGCCGATGGCGGGTGGCGCTTTACCGTTCCCGATGAAGGAATGGAGGCGCTGTTGGTGCGGCTGATCGATGCGGGGCACGGCATTTCTGGGCTGTCGATCGAGCGGCCACGGCTGCACGACGCCTTCGTCAAGATCGTCGGACGCGAAGCGGCGGAGCAGCTGATATGA
- a CDS encoding EI24 domain-containing protein produces MIRALTLSIAQLTDPPVLRVLAKSFAVTLIVFVALAAGFWAAARGGADWLGAGTGWQQLAGFVAVLLAIGGAWLLFRAVAIAAVGVFADEVVEAVERRHYPQALATATPVPFARGLAMGLGSAARTVLVNLVLLPVYLALLVTGVGPAILFFLVNGWLLGRDLGDMVAARHMPKAAMRDWRATTGVRRFVLGLVGTGLLVVPVANILAPVVAAAMATHWYHQRKRA; encoded by the coding sequence ATGATCCGCGCCCTCACCCTGTCGATCGCGCAACTGACCGACCCGCCGGTGCTGCGCGTGCTTGCGAAGTCGTTCGCGGTAACGCTGATCGTGTTCGTCGCGCTGGCGGCGGGGTTCTGGGCGGCGGCGCGCGGTGGCGCGGACTGGCTGGGCGCGGGGACCGGGTGGCAGCAATTGGCGGGCTTCGTCGCGGTGCTGTTGGCGATCGGCGGGGCGTGGCTGTTGTTCCGCGCGGTGGCGATCGCGGCGGTGGGCGTGTTCGCCGACGAAGTGGTCGAGGCGGTCGAGCGGCGGCATTACCCGCAGGCGTTGGCGACCGCCACGCCGGTGCCGTTCGCGCGCGGGCTGGCGATGGGATTGGGATCGGCAGCGCGGACGGTGCTGGTCAATCTCGTGCTGCTCCCCGTCTATCTCGCGCTGCTGGTGACCGGGGTCGGCCCGGCGATCCTGTTCTTCCTCGTCAATGGCTGGCTGCTCGGGCGCGACCTTGGCGACATGGTCGCGGCGCGGCACATGCCCAAAGCGGCGATGCGCGATTGGCGTGCGACCACCGGCGTCCGCCGCTTCGTGCTGGGGCTGGTCGGCACCGGGCTGCTTGTCGTACCGGTCGCCAACATCCTGGCGCCGGTCGTGGCGGCGGCGATGGCGACGCACTGGTATCACCAAAGGAAACGCGCATGA